Proteins from a genomic interval of Sulfurimonas sp. HSL3-2:
- a CDS encoding type I secretion system permease/ATPase yields MDSLLDCLVLFTKLYHKPYSAEALTAGLPVEMGKEAPELFSINSSKGLFSRAAERAGLKSSLIKRPLQQISPLQLPMIILLSNQGACILDSFSKDRKEAKIIMPSEEAIEQWVDIETLDDEYIGYAFMIKKAFEYSEENSRTLQLTQKHWFWSTIKLSISTYKDVILASLLINLFVLASPLFTMNVYDRVVPNNAMETLWVFAIGVTIAYGIDTFLKFTRTYLLEVAAKKSDVIMSSIVFEKVMNLKMAHHPASVGSFASNIRDFDAIRNFLTNATMAAVIDLPFTIIFLAVIGYIGGTIVFIPIITMMIILGYAFFIKTPLRRSIESTHEASAKKSAILIETLNNIETLKTLGTSSLAQWQWEEASGEIAERGLKSRLLSASIPTITQLLIQLNTVMVVVYGAYLIKDFELSMGGLIAVVILTGRTLAPMGQVAALMTNYEDTKTSYQTINDIISQPSERPAGKKFVEKPDFNGVIEFKEVTFKYPNTDVEVLKDISFKINPGENVAFIGRIGSGKSTIQKLILGLYEPDSGQVLIDGIDIKQMDPADLRKNIGYVSQDIMLFRGTLKDNITYRATHASDASMIRAAQISTTAEFVKKHPKGYEMPVGERGAGLSGGQRQSIGVARAFLLDSPIMLLDEPTNAMDQITEAKLLSNLEEALKDKTSIFVTQKMALLKIVDRVIVLNDGKIIVDAPKEEALKQLQGGGSNG; encoded by the coding sequence ATGGACTCCCTTCTTGATTGTCTAGTATTATTTACCAAACTCTACCACAAGCCCTACTCTGCGGAAGCTCTTACAGCAGGACTTCCCGTAGAGATGGGCAAAGAGGCTCCAGAACTTTTCTCGATCAACAGTTCAAAAGGTCTTTTTTCCCGTGCAGCGGAGAGAGCCGGATTAAAATCATCTCTTATTAAAAGACCTCTGCAACAGATCTCACCTCTTCAGCTTCCTATGATCATACTGTTATCGAATCAGGGTGCCTGTATTCTAGACAGTTTCAGCAAAGACAGAAAAGAAGCTAAGATCATTATGCCTTCAGAGGAAGCGATAGAACAATGGGTGGATATCGAGACATTAGACGATGAGTACATCGGCTATGCCTTTATGATCAAGAAAGCCTTTGAGTACAGCGAAGAAAACTCCAGAACACTTCAACTGACACAAAAACATTGGTTTTGGAGTACAATCAAACTCTCAATTAGCACATATAAAGATGTTATTCTTGCTTCACTGCTTATCAACCTCTTTGTTCTAGCAAGTCCGCTGTTTACCATGAATGTCTATGACAGAGTCGTTCCAAACAATGCGATGGAGACTCTTTGGGTCTTTGCCATAGGAGTCACCATTGCATACGGTATAGATACATTTTTAAAGTTTACGCGTACCTACTTGCTCGAAGTTGCTGCCAAAAAAAGCGATGTGATTATGTCATCGATCGTTTTTGAAAAAGTCATGAACCTGAAAATGGCACATCACCCGGCATCCGTCGGTTCATTTGCAAGTAATATCAGAGACTTTGACGCTATACGAAACTTCTTGACAAATGCGACGATGGCAGCTGTTATTGACCTGCCGTTTACGATTATATTTTTAGCGGTCATCGGTTACATAGGCGGAACTATTGTTTTTATTCCTATTATTACTATGATGATCATTCTAGGTTATGCTTTTTTTATCAAGACACCGCTTCGCAGAAGCATCGAAAGTACGCATGAAGCAAGTGCGAAAAAAAGTGCTATTTTGATCGAGACACTCAATAATATTGAGACGCTAAAAACTTTGGGGACATCAAGCCTTGCACAATGGCAGTGGGAAGAAGCCTCAGGCGAGATTGCAGAAAGAGGATTAAAATCCCGTCTCTTATCAGCTTCCATCCCTACTATCACACAGCTGCTTATCCAGTTAAACACTGTAATGGTAGTGGTCTACGGTGCATATTTGATAAAAGATTTTGAACTCTCTATGGGGGGACTCATCGCTGTGGTTATCCTGACAGGAAGAACACTTGCTCCTATGGGACAAGTCGCAGCACTTATGACAAACTATGAAGATACAAAAACATCATATCAGACGATCAACGATATCATCTCTCAGCCAAGTGAAAGACCTGCCGGTAAAAAGTTTGTGGAGAAACCTGATTTTAACGGTGTCATTGAATTTAAAGAGGTCACTTTTAAATACCCTAATACCGATGTTGAAGTATTAAAAGATATATCTTTTAAGATAAATCCTGGTGAGAATGTCGCTTTTATCGGTAGAATCGGATCAGGAAAAAGTACGATCCAAAAACTTATCCTCGGACTTTATGAGCCCGACAGCGGACAAGTCCTTATTGACGGAATCGATATTAAGCAAATGGATCCGGCAGACCTTCGTAAAAATATCGGTTATGTTTCACAGGATATTATGCTGTTTCGCGGAACACTAAAAGACAATATTACGTATCGTGCGACACATGCAAGTGATGCATCTATGATAAGAGCAGCACAGATCAGTACGACAGCAGAGTTCGTAAAAAAACATCCTAAAGGCTACGAGATGCCTGTAGGAGAAAGAGGTGCCGGGCTTTCAGGCGGACAAAGACAAAGTATCGGTGTTGCACGTGCATTCTTGCTTGATTCACCGATCATGCTTTTAGATGAACCTACCAATGCTATGGATCAGATAACGGAAGCTAAGCTGTTAAGCAATCTGGAAGAAGCACTCAAAGATAAGACATCGATCTTTGTCACACAAAAAATGGCTTTGCTCAAAATAGTAGACAGAGTGATAGTGCTCAATGATGGGAAAATAATAGTAGACGCTCCTAAAGAAGAAGCTTTAAAACAGCTACAAGGAGGAGGTTCTAATGGCTAA
- a CDS encoding HNH endonuclease, giving the protein MLSSDVDKLLDQKNRLLTEIYFDLQKHFEEKYGNDTVVFMEIGTFFEVYEINNDDEQIGKAKEIAELLNIQLTKKNKSIIENSAKNPLLAGVPAVSFERYLNRLIQEQKYTVVVVKQRGKPPKISRYISQIISPGTNFDYTIDNDDNYIVSLLVDKHRDIYTVGYSAIDITTGKTWLYETHGSSEDPSYALDEVFNLLNIYKTSEVVLTFLDGVDDQRAVLNYLEIPEHYHYTVNHDIPRIDYQNELFEKVYQIQSLLSPIEHLDLERSPMISQALAILVHFVIEHDVHIIQKLDRPNIIDNRRYMYLGNNALEQLSIISKDRSEMTLLKMLDKSATAIGRRLLKERLLNPIMDPEELTRRYNLIDRVNSHTRYLEEIMRGIYDLERLSRRLDLGRLHPFEMNHIYESMINVKELMGYIKKHKIQKTTFAEHEVDEFLRDISKSIDLDVSRRFTVATIDENFLMRSVDAAVDTLVDENAKMLQTFNIIMDHIQELINGVTSSNSTGSVALGVLDKEGYYITLSKNRYSLIESIFKSHEIDIDGLHVSFSEFSVKKLTNNVKITSPFLDELSDKIMRNKTKIVALVKDRYTQLQGVYERRYALLFDRVIQYVADLDVAVSSSKVAQMYNHSRPMLVDVKDDENFMQIMQLRHPLIELQQRRGIYVPNDIVMGNREYMDVPYPTTVMLDVHVHDGHDINGVLLYGINSSGKSSLMKSIGIAVLMAQSGFFVSASAMKFSLFESIFTRIVSRDNLAKGLSTFAVEMVELKNIFNRASVKSLVLGDEISHGTETLSGVAIVASAIIKLAKLRSIFLFATHLHQLSTMGEIRRLKNVVDLHLSVEYDEEKDILVFNRVLQAGSGSSIYGLEFAKSLHMDGEFLDTANTIRKRLANDFDELELLVKKKTSKYNKELYVTKCVICGAMAEDVHHISQQSLADKAGFIGHFHQDHKHNLIPLCKEHHRLIHDGKIKVSGFIMTSKGLQLEYEEMLKPSQSLVNEGDELAVNIIEKKKEEVEKEEKPVLDDWDF; this is encoded by the coding sequence ATGTTATCATCTGACGTAGATAAACTTTTAGACCAGAAAAACAGACTGTTAACCGAGATATATTTCGATCTTCAAAAACATTTTGAAGAAAAGTATGGAAACGATACAGTCGTATTTATGGAGATCGGTACCTTTTTTGAAGTCTATGAGATCAATAACGATGATGAACAGATAGGTAAAGCAAAAGAGATAGCTGAACTTTTAAACATACAACTTACAAAGAAAAATAAATCCATCATTGAAAACTCTGCAAAAAATCCTCTTTTAGCCGGAGTCCCTGCGGTTTCGTTTGAAAGATATTTAAATCGTCTTATTCAGGAGCAAAAATACACTGTAGTTGTAGTGAAACAGCGTGGAAAACCGCCGAAGATCAGCAGGTATATCTCGCAGATCATCTCTCCGGGTACAAACTTTGACTACACCATAGATAATGACGACAACTACATCGTCTCTTTACTTGTGGACAAGCACCGTGATATCTATACGGTCGGATACAGCGCCATCGACATCACGACAGGAAAGACATGGCTCTATGAGACACACGGAAGCAGCGAAGACCCGTCATATGCGCTAGATGAGGTGTTTAACCTTTTAAACATCTATAAGACAAGTGAGGTCGTGCTTACATTTTTAGATGGAGTGGACGATCAAAGAGCGGTACTCAACTATCTAGAGATCCCGGAACATTATCATTACACTGTCAATCATGACATCCCCCGCATCGATTATCAAAACGAGCTTTTTGAAAAAGTGTACCAGATACAGTCGCTTCTCTCTCCTATAGAGCATCTGGACTTAGAACGCTCGCCAATGATATCGCAGGCGTTAGCGATACTTGTACATTTTGTCATCGAGCATGACGTACATATCATTCAGAAGCTCGACCGTCCGAACATCATAGACAACCGCCGTTACATGTACCTTGGCAACAATGCGCTTGAGCAGCTTTCCATCATTTCAAAAGACAGAAGTGAGATGACGCTTCTTAAGATGCTTGATAAGAGTGCCACGGCGATAGGACGTCGTCTTTTAAAAGAGAGACTTCTAAACCCTATTATGGACCCAGAAGAGCTGACACGCCGCTATAATCTTATAGACAGAGTCAATTCTCATACTAGATATCTTGAAGAGATCATGCGTGGTATCTATGACTTGGAACGTCTTTCTCGCCGTCTTGATCTTGGGCGTTTACATCCTTTTGAGATGAATCATATCTATGAGTCGATGATCAATGTCAAGGAACTGATGGGCTACATCAAAAAACATAAGATCCAAAAGACGACTTTTGCCGAGCATGAAGTAGACGAGTTTTTAAGAGATATCTCTAAAAGCATAGACCTTGATGTTTCAAGACGCTTTACGGTAGCTACGATTGACGAGAACTTCTTGATGAGAAGCGTGGATGCGGCAGTAGATACATTAGTGGATGAAAATGCGAAGATGCTTCAGACATTTAATATCATTATGGATCATATACAGGAGTTGATAAACGGTGTGACATCAAGCAATTCGACTGGAAGTGTGGCACTTGGAGTTCTTGATAAAGAGGGCTACTATATAACGCTGAGCAAAAACAGATATTCACTTATCGAGAGTATTTTTAAATCACATGAGATCGATATCGATGGCTTACATGTAAGTTTTAGCGAATTCAGTGTTAAAAAGCTGACGAACAACGTAAAGATAACATCTCCGTTTTTAGATGAACTCTCAGACAAGATCATGCGAAACAAAACCAAGATAGTCGCACTCGTAAAAGACAGATATACACAGCTTCAAGGTGTTTATGAACGCCGTTATGCACTCCTTTTTGATCGTGTAATACAGTATGTTGCAGACCTAGATGTAGCGGTGAGTTCATCAAAAGTCGCGCAGATGTACAACCATTCAAGACCGATGCTGGTGGATGTCAAGGATGACGAGAACTTTATGCAGATCATGCAGCTGCGCCATCCGCTTATCGAACTGCAGCAGCGCCGAGGCATCTACGTGCCAAACGACATCGTCATGGGGAACCGCGAATACATGGACGTACCGTATCCGACGACTGTTATGCTTGACGTACATGTACATGACGGTCACGACATCAACGGTGTGCTTTTATACGGAATCAATTCAAGCGGAAAATCCTCTTTGATGAAAAGTATCGGTATAGCCGTACTCATGGCGCAAAGCGGGTTCTTTGTGAGTGCTTCTGCGATGAAGTTCTCTCTTTTTGAATCCATCTTTACACGTATTGTTTCACGCGACAACCTTGCTAAGGGACTTTCGACTTTTGCCGTGGAGATGGTCGAACTCAAAAACATCTTTAACCGTGCAAGCGTGAAATCTTTAGTTCTGGGAGATGAGATATCACACGGAACGGAGACGCTCTCAGGTGTTGCCATTGTGGCAAGTGCCATCATAAAACTGGCAAAGCTCAGAAGCATATTCTTGTTTGCAACACACCTGCATCAGCTTTCTACTATGGGCGAGATCCGCAGACTCAAAAACGTGGTCGATCTGCATCTGAGCGTTGAGTATGATGAAGAGAAAGATATCCTTGTCTTTAACCGCGTACTTCAAGCAGGCAGCGGAAGCAGTATCTACGGACTGGAATTTGCAAAATCGCTTCATATGGACGGTGAGTTCTTAGATACTGCAAATACGATACGAAAACGCCTTGCGAACGACTTTGACGAGCTTGAGCTTTTAGTCAAGAAAAAGACGAGCAAGTACAACAAAGAGCTTTACGTCACAAAATGTGTCATCTGCGGGGCTATGGCTGAAGACGTGCATCACATCTCGCAACAGTCGCTTGCAGATAAAGCCGGCTTTATCGGGCATTTCCATCAAGACCATAAACACAACCTTATACCTCTTTGTAAAGAACACCATAGATTGATCCACGATGGTAAGATAAAGGTTAGCGGGTTTATAATGACCTCAAAGGGCTTACAGCTTGAGTATGAAGAGATGTTAAAACCGTCTCAGTCTCTTGTCAATGAGGGTGATGAGCTTGCAGTAAACATCATAGAAAAGAAAAAAGAAGAGGTCGAAAAAGAGGAAAAACCTGTTTTAGATGATTGGGATTTTTAG
- a CDS encoding HlyD family type I secretion periplasmic adaptor subunit, producing MAKNEFNAKDYEFMQSLSAAILERTPSKVSTVLKIWLVTIFIAIIWASFASIDEITRGSGKVIPYGQNQVIQNLEGGIVESIMVHEGDEVKKDQIILKINNSRSISNSTSNEIKLLSLKAKKMRLQAEANLLPFDLPQTDDEIFKRQLQLEKRLYNSDMNEYTAKDNSLSDQIQQKKQEYQEALDSIDNIQRSLRYVQEEIEMTAPMVKEGVKSKVDFLKLKREGNDITQKLDAAKSSLPRLKSAISEYRNKRIEAKQKFVNDKREELNKVTSDYESLNAEQVALTDQVNRTLVRSPVNGIVQKLFVNTVGGVIKPGEDLVEIVPTSEKLYLEVKIKPTDIAFIRPGAEAKVKFTAYDYAIYGGLVGKVVNISPDSITDEKDNTYYQIKIETEKNYLGTPERPLRIIPGMVVDVNIVTGKKTVMEYILKPILKSKQYVFTER from the coding sequence ATGGCTAAGAATGAGTTCAATGCAAAAGACTATGAATTTATGCAGAGCCTTAGTGCTGCAATACTTGAAAGAACACCGTCTAAAGTAAGTACTGTTTTAAAAATATGGCTCGTTACTATCTTTATTGCTATCATATGGGCATCGTTTGCTTCTATTGATGAGATCACCAGAGGAAGCGGTAAAGTCATACCGTACGGACAAAATCAAGTGATTCAGAACCTTGAAGGCGGTATTGTAGAATCGATCATGGTTCATGAAGGAGATGAAGTTAAAAAAGATCAGATCATCTTAAAAATAAACAATTCAAGGTCTATCTCAAACTCTACTTCAAATGAGATCAAACTCCTGTCATTAAAAGCAAAAAAAATGCGTTTACAAGCAGAAGCGAATCTTCTACCGTTTGATCTGCCGCAAACTGATGACGAGATATTTAAAAGACAGCTACAGCTTGAAAAAAGGCTCTATAATTCGGACATGAATGAGTACACTGCAAAAGACAACTCATTATCGGATCAGATCCAGCAGAAAAAACAGGAGTATCAAGAAGCACTTGACAGCATAGACAATATTCAAAGATCTCTTCGATATGTGCAAGAGGAGATCGAGATGACGGCTCCTATGGTAAAAGAGGGAGTCAAATCAAAAGTCGATTTTCTAAAGCTAAAACGCGAAGGAAATGATATCACTCAAAAACTAGATGCTGCCAAATCTTCCCTGCCGAGACTTAAATCAGCAATTAGCGAATATAGAAATAAAAGAATAGAAGCAAAACAAAAATTCGTAAACGATAAAAGAGAAGAGTTAAACAAAGTAACTTCAGACTACGAAAGCTTAAATGCAGAACAAGTCGCTCTTACAGACCAAGTCAATAGAACACTTGTAAGATCACCTGTAAACGGTATAGTTCAAAAGCTTTTTGTAAATACTGTCGGCGGTGTTATCAAACCGGGAGAGGATCTCGTCGAGATAGTCCCTACAAGTGAAAAACTCTACCTCGAGGTTAAAATAAAACCGACAGATATAGCATTTATACGTCCCGGTGCAGAAGCAAAGGTAAAATTCACGGCATATGACTATGCTATTTACGGGGGACTGGTCGGCAAGGTCGTCAATATCAGCCCTGACAGCATCACGGATGAAAAAGACAACACCTATTATCAAATAAAGATAGAGACGGAAAAGAATTATCTCGGAACACCTGAACGTCCACTAAGGATCATTCCGGGTATGGTGGTCGATGTTAATATCGTGACAGGTAAAAAGACTGTTATGGAGTATATTTTAAAACCTATCTTAAAATCCAAGCAATATGTTTTTACAGAGAGATAA
- a CDS encoding PAS domain-containing protein encodes MQRPKPVNEEVFFDGRTLISETDTKGVITYVNRKFVEMSGYSAKEAIGQPHSILRHPDMPKAAFEEMWKVVQSGKMWEGYVKNLRKDGKFYWVIVNIIPKYDENDNIIGYTASRKIPNRDMIDKMAAQYKEMVEKED; translated from the coding sequence ATGCAAAGACCTAAGCCAGTTAATGAAGAAGTATTTTTTGACGGGAGAACACTTATATCTGAAACAGATACAAAAGGTGTCATTACTTACGTAAATAGAAAGTTTGTCGAGATGAGTGGATATTCTGCCAAAGAAGCTATTGGTCAGCCACACAGCATCCTCCGTCATCCAGATATGCCTAAAGCTGCTTTTGAGGAGATGTGGAAAGTAGTACAAAGCGGAAAGATGTGGGAAGGGTATGTAAAGAACCTGCGTAAAGACGGCAAGTTTTACTGGGTTATCGTAAATATTATTCCAAAATATGATGAGAATGATAATATTATCGGATATACTGCTTCAAGAAAAATTCCTAATAGAGATATGATAGATAAAATGGCTGCACAATATAAAGAGATGGTAGAAAAAGAAGACTAA
- a CDS encoding LuxR C-terminal-related transcriptional regulator translates to MQTILFFSYDYNMLQEFEKKEEINSFKNFDNENSLLTYLQEFPNSIIVADYDTVSHEVNNWISSDLTPVNLIILEKVPTIATGKFLLSHGIKGYGNSRMLQVHYKQMIETVSESKVWTYPELTASLVALNQNIISEDAKPLLQRLSEKEQEVIMHILNGLTNAAIANKMGISTRTVKAHVTSIFQKLHVNDRISLVLLLK, encoded by the coding sequence ATGCAGACAATACTATTTTTCAGTTATGACTACAATATGCTTCAGGAGTTTGAAAAGAAAGAGGAGATCAACAGTTTTAAAAACTTCGATAATGAAAACAGTTTACTCACCTATCTTCAAGAGTTTCCAAACTCTATAATCGTAGCTGATTATGACACTGTTTCTCATGAAGTCAATAACTGGATCTCTTCTGATTTAACACCTGTAAATCTCATCATTCTTGAGAAAGTACCGACTATTGCTACCGGAAAGTTTTTACTTTCTCACGGTATCAAGGGATATGGAAACTCAAGAATGTTACAAGTACACTACAAACAGATGATCGAGACCGTAAGTGAGTCGAAAGTCTGGACATATCCTGAACTGACAGCATCTTTAGTAGCATTAAACCAAAATATAATAAGTGAAGATGCAAAACCTCTTTTACAAAGACTCTCGGAAAAAGAGCAAGAGGTCATTATGCATATTTTAAACGGTCTTACAAACGCAGCAATAGCAAATAAAATGGGGATATCGACAAGGACTGTAAAAGCACATGTAACTTCTATCTTTCAGAAGCTACATGTAAATGATAGGATCTCTTTAGTTCTGCTACTTAAATAG
- a CDS encoding TolC family outer membrane protein: MKRVLLLSVLVSTAIFAQDLRTTIQEVIKTNPDIVEKAKNYNATKEDVSIAKAGYYPKLNLSLGVGTEKNEKSSRPGLADVNTNLSVYQNSLTLTQNLFNGFATTYQVKEQEARTISAAYSYIEKVNSVSFSTVSSYLELLRNKELLETAKENVDITDEIFRKVQKLYDAGLTTLSEVNKIQSSLSLAKSNYVVQENSLMDAKFTMQRFLGRYLDPDEMQKPELNVALPASMEDAAQRAIQNNPSILVAKYNVELAQATYKEKKAPYYPTVDLEVSQSMNKNLSGVEGNDDTFRAMAYLKYNFFNGFSDEANLQKSVSKIHQEVQSKNSIRRQIIQNLNQAWISYEKLKDQLKNLRDYKTYSLKTLTLYSKEYDLGRRSLLDLLSAQNDFIGSKSQIINNEYNLLLAKYRILDAMGQLVDTVLSDNDLNYYGSVGLNGKTPNNNDGLMVSYDNDHDLIVDDSDLCSNSLSEDMKNIYGCSYTDSNVSVIERYTPFTFENDSSELTTDGADKLNALLKQLQPYGFDKIKLTVIGNVDSDDLAKKEISKLAQNRAQTVSSIFEKAGIAKENITVLSKADEAPLVSNETSDGKQMNNRVDIIVKKLK, encoded by the coding sequence ATGAAAAGGGTATTGCTGTTATCTGTTCTGGTATCAACTGCGATTTTTGCACAGGATCTCAGGACAACGATTCAAGAGGTCATAAAGACAAATCCGGACATTGTTGAAAAAGCAAAAAACTATAATGCGACAAAAGAGGATGTCTCGATTGCAAAAGCGGGTTATTATCCGAAGTTGAATCTTTCTCTCGGTGTGGGGACTGAGAAAAATGAGAAATCAAGCAGACCGGGACTTGCAGATGTCAATACCAATCTTTCCGTTTATCAAAACTCACTGACCCTTACTCAAAACCTGTTTAACGGTTTTGCGACTACATATCAGGTCAAAGAGCAGGAAGCCAGAACCATCTCTGCAGCTTACAGCTACATCGAAAAAGTAAATTCTGTATCATTTTCTACGGTAAGCTCATATTTAGAGCTTTTAAGGAATAAAGAACTTTTAGAGACTGCAAAAGAGAATGTCGACATTACTGATGAGATCTTTAGAAAAGTACAAAAGCTATATGACGCAGGTCTGACTACTCTTTCAGAGGTCAACAAGATCCAGTCATCATTATCACTCGCTAAATCAAACTATGTCGTCCAGGAAAACAGCCTGATGGATGCAAAATTTACGATGCAGAGATTTCTGGGAAGGTATTTAGATCCGGACGAAATGCAAAAACCTGAGTTAAACGTTGCTCTTCCTGCTTCTATGGAAGATGCAGCACAACGTGCTATACAAAACAATCCTTCGATCCTTGTCGCAAAATACAATGTTGAACTGGCACAGGCTACATATAAAGAGAAAAAAGCACCCTATTACCCTACAGTCGATCTAGAAGTATCACAATCGATGAATAAAAACCTTAGCGGAGTAGAAGGGAACGATGATACTTTTAGAGCTATGGCGTATCTGAAATACAACTTCTTTAACGGTTTTTCTGATGAAGCAAACCTGCAAAAGAGTGTTAGCAAAATACATCAAGAAGTTCAAAGTAAAAACTCTATTCGCAGACAGATCATCCAAAATCTAAACCAAGCTTGGATCTCTTACGAAAAGCTAAAAGATCAGCTTAAAAATCTAAGAGATTATAAGACATATAGTTTAAAAACATTGACTCTCTATTCAAAAGAATACGATCTTGGAAGACGCTCTTTACTTGACCTTCTTTCTGCACAGAATGACTTTATAGGTTCAAAATCGCAGATCATCAATAACGAGTACAATCTTTTACTTGCAAAATATAGAATCCTTGATGCGATGGGACAGCTTGTAGACACGGTGCTTTCAGATAACGATTTAAACTACTACGGTTCAGTCGGATTAAACGGCAAAACACCTAACAACAACGATGGACTTATGGTCTCTTACGATAATGACCATGACTTGATAGTCGATGACAGCGATCTGTGCAGCAACTCTCTTTCAGAAGATATGAAAAATATTTACGGATGTTCTTATACTGATTCGAATGTCTCTGTTATTGAAAGATATACACCGTTTACTTTTGAAAATGATTCTTCGGAATTGACAACTGATGGAGCTGACAAACTAAATGCACTTCTTAAACAGCTTCAGCCTTATGGATTTGACAAAATAAAACTAACTGTTATCGGTAATGTCGACAGCGATGACTTGGCTAAAAAAGAGATCTCTAAACTTGCGCAAAACAGAGCACAGACAGTTTCATCGATCTTTGAAAAAGCCGGAATCGCAAAAGAGAACATCACAGTGCTATCTAAAGCAGACGAAGCTCCTTTAGTAAGTAATGAGACTTCTGACGGAAAACAGATGAACAATAGAGTAGACATTATTGTAAAAAAACTAAAATAG